The following is a genomic window from Serinus canaria isolate serCan28SL12 unplaced genomic scaffold, serCan2020 HiC_scaffold_378, whole genome shotgun sequence.
TCTGACTTTGGGACCATTTTTTGGGTGTTTTAGTGCcgatttttgggattttggggccattttAAATCCGATTTTCACGTGGATTTTCACcatttaaaatccaaattttcCCGAATTTCTTAcccaattttttccccatttttccctccAGAAATCCCTGAAATTTGGGGCCATTTTTTAGGTGTTTTAGTGCCGATTTTTGGaattttggggccatttttaATCCGATTTTCACGCGGATTTTGACcatttaaaatccaaattttcccgaatttttttcccatcctttcccccatttttccctcCAGAAATCCCTGAAATTTGGGGCCATTTTTTAGGCGTTTTAGTGCCGATTTTTGCGATTTTTGGGGCCATTTTTAATCCGATTTTCGCGCCGATTTTCACCATTTCAAGCCCGATTTTCCCCcggatttttttcccatcctttccccGATTTTTCCCGGCAGGAATCCCTGGAATCGCGGCGTGCCCGGGGCCGAGCCGAGCGCCTGGAGCGGCTCCTGCGGCTGAACGAGCAGCGCTGCGGCCTCAGCCCCGTCTACGGCCGCGAGGTTCTGCAGTTCCTGACGCTGCCCCCGAGGGAGCTCGGGGAGCCCGGGGGGGCCCTGGAGGGCGCCGTGCTCACACCCCCCCAGCGCCTCCAGCACATGAAACCCATCCTCGACAGGTGAGGAAACTTCTGGaaaattttgggaatttttggggaattttttgggggttttttctgattttttttctgatttttttggaattttttctgattttttttggtgattttttggggtggtttttttggtcagTTTTGGGTCAGGCTGAAATTCCCAGATTGGTAAAAATTTGGAgaatttttgagaattttttggggaatttttcggatttttttgtaattttttggtgatttttttgtgatttttagaGATTCTTTGGtgattttttattcattttttgaGTAGGTTTTGGGTTAGAATTATACTCCCCTGTTAGTAAAAAATCTGGCGATTTTAGGGaatatttgggaatttttgggaatttttggggaatttttgggggatttttagctttttttttttttttttttggtgaatttttctgattttttggtgatttttttctgattttttgggtattttttggTCCAGTTTTGGGTCAGAATGACACTCCGAGATAGGTaaaaatttggggattttttaggaattttttgggaatttttcggatttttttgggatttttttaggaATTTCTCGGGAatttttttggaatttttagggattttttttgtgattatttgttgatttttttgtcaATTTTTGAGTAGGTTTTGGATGAGTGTGACACTCCCAGATTGGTaaaaatttggggattttttgggattttttgggaatttttttggattttttaatatttttttctgatttttttagggatttttaggcattttttggtgattttttggttatttttagtggatttttgggttggttttgggtcAGGGTGACACTCCCAGATTGGTGAAAATTCAgggaatttttgggaatttttgagaatttttgggaatttttgggaattttttgggATAGTTTTTCgattttttaggaattttttggggtttttttttaaagttttgggggaattttctaggaattttttaaaattattttttagaaattttttttattttttaaatatttttttacaaatttaaaaaaaaaaaattttaggaattttttaggatttttaaaaattttttaaggaatttttgtGTCCCCCATGGACCGTTCCAACTCCCTTTAGGGGGGGATCCAGGATCCTTGGGCTGTTCCATCTCCCCATGGGGGGactcccagtgtccccaaggtgtccccaaggtgtccccaaggtgccACCCCATTTTAGGatgtccccaaatccccatgggggtgtcccagtgtccccaggggtgtccccagtgtccccatggaCCGTTCCAAGTCCCTTTAGGGGGGGATCCAGGATCCTTGGGCCGTTCCATCTCCCATGGGGGGTCCCAGCCCCCCATAGTGTCCCCAAGGCGATGTCCCCAAGGTGCCACCCCCCATTTtagggtgtcccagtgtccccaggggtgtccccaatgtccccatggACCGTTCCAACTCCCTTTAGGGGTCGATCCAGGATTTTCGGGCTGTTCCATCTCCCCATAGGGTGGgatcccagtgtccccaagttgtccccaaggtgtccccaaggtgccACCCCCCCCTTTTCAAGGTCCCCCGCAGGTTCCTGGTGGCaatcccagtgtccccaatgtccccatggACCGTTCCAACTCCCTTTAGGGGGGGATCCAGGATCCTTGGGCAGTTCCATCTCCCATGGGGGGGTGCCCAGCCCCCCCGTAGCGATGTCCCCAAGGTGCCACCCCCCCCCGTGTGATGTCCCCGCAGGTTCCTGGTGGCCGTGCCGGCGGTGGCCTCGCggggggtgtccctgcacagcgGGCGCCCCCCGCCCTGGGcgcagcggcagcggcagcgcctggagcagcacctgagggaggagctgagggcccggggggctcacctggcccaggggctgcagacGCAGTTCC
Proteins encoded in this region:
- the LOC127061259 gene encoding helicase SRCAP-like, producing CRFLRFLGPFLIRFSRRFSPFQARFSPGFFSHPFPDFSRQESLESRRARGRAERLERLLRLNEQRCGLSPVYGREVLQFLTLPPRELGEPGGALEGAVLTPPQRLQHMKPILDRFLVAVPAVASRGVSLHSGRPPPWAQRQRQRLEQHLREELRARGAHLAQGLQTQFPDPRLVQYDCGKLQALDVLLRRLRAGGHRVLIFTQMTRMLDVLERFLTFHGHIYLRLDGSTRVEQRQV